Proteins co-encoded in one Bacillus infantis NRRL B-14911 genomic window:
- the pfkA gene encoding 6-phosphofructokinase yields MKRIGVLTSGGDAPGMNAAVRAVVRKAIFHEIEVYGVFGGYAGLISGNIKKLELGSVGDIIHRGGTMLYSARCEEFKTKEGQQKGIDQLKKHGIDGLVVIGGDGSYMGAKALTEQGYPCVGVPGTIDNDIPGTEFTIGFDTALNTVIDAIDKIRDTATSHERTFIIEVMGRNAGDIALWAGLAGGAETILIPEENYDMNDIADRLQKGNERGKKHSIIVVAEGVCSGHEFGKQLKEATGTDNRISTLGHIQRGGSPTAFDRVLASRLGARAVELLLDGKGGRAVGMEQNKLVDYDIIEALGRKHTVDLDLYKLSQELSI; encoded by the coding sequence TTGAAACGAATTGGCGTATTAACAAGCGGAGGGGACGCTCCCGGAATGAATGCAGCTGTGCGTGCCGTAGTCCGAAAGGCGATCTTCCATGAAATTGAAGTATATGGCGTTTTCGGCGGATATGCAGGCTTGATCAGCGGAAATATCAAGAAACTGGAGCTTGGTTCAGTCGGCGATATTATTCACCGCGGCGGCACAATGCTTTATTCAGCAAGATGCGAAGAGTTCAAGACAAAAGAAGGACAGCAAAAGGGGATCGATCAGCTCAAAAAGCATGGCATTGACGGCCTTGTCGTAATCGGCGGGGATGGCTCCTACATGGGCGCCAAAGCCCTGACTGAGCAAGGATATCCTTGTGTAGGGGTGCCGGGCACAATCGACAATGATATCCCTGGTACAGAATTTACAATCGGCTTTGACACGGCTTTGAATACAGTTATTGATGCGATCGACAAAATCCGCGATACAGCTACATCTCATGAAAGAACCTTCATCATTGAGGTTATGGGCCGGAATGCAGGAGATATCGCCCTTTGGGCTGGCCTTGCAGGCGGAGCAGAAACCATTCTGATCCCAGAAGAAAATTACGATATGAATGATATCGCAGATCGTCTTCAAAAAGGGAATGAACGCGGCAAGAAGCACAGTATCATCGTGGTTGCTGAAGGTGTATGCAGCGGCCATGAGTTCGGAAAGCAGCTGAAAGAAGCCACCGGCACTGATAACCGGATTTCAACACTGGGCCATATCCAGCGCGGCGGATCTCCGACTGCTTTTGACCGTGTGCTGGCAAGCAGGCTCGGCGCCCGTGCTGTGGAATTGCTGCTGGATGGCAAAGGCGGCCGTGCAGTAGGCATGGAGCAGAATAAATTGGTTGATTATGATATTATTGAAGCATTGGGCAGAAAGCACACTGTTGACCTTGACTTGTACAAACTGTCACAGGAGCTTTCCATTTAA
- the accA gene encoding acetyl-CoA carboxylase carboxyl transferase subunit alpha — protein MVGELEFEKPVVELKKKIAELKDFTKDAEVDLSAEITKLENRLEKLEKDIYENLKPWDRVQIARHPSRPTTLDYISHIFTDFFECHGDRAFGDDEAIVGGIAKFRGLPVTVIGQQRGKDTKENIRRNFGMPHPEGYRKALRLMKQAEKFGRPIICFIDTKGAYPGKAAEERGQSEAIARNLFEMAGLTVPVLCVVIGEGGSGGALALGVGDRIMMLENSTYSVISPEGAAAILWKDAAQAKRAAESMKITAPDLKELGVVDEVIPEIKGGAHKDARGQAFEIESILYSALKELKGLPVEQLVSQRYEKYKSIGEYSFLNDYIGVN, from the coding sequence ATGGTAGGAGAACTTGAATTTGAAAAGCCGGTCGTCGAACTGAAAAAGAAAATTGCCGAGCTGAAGGATTTTACAAAAGATGCAGAAGTCGACCTTTCTGCCGAAATAACCAAGCTTGAGAACCGCCTTGAGAAGCTGGAGAAGGATATTTATGAGAATCTGAAGCCTTGGGACAGGGTGCAGATTGCACGCCATCCTTCCCGGCCAACGACGCTTGATTATATATCCCACATCTTTACTGACTTTTTTGAGTGCCATGGAGACAGGGCCTTTGGGGATGATGAAGCCATTGTTGGAGGTATTGCAAAGTTCAGGGGACTTCCTGTCACGGTAATCGGCCAGCAGCGCGGCAAGGATACCAAGGAAAATATACGCAGGAATTTCGGGATGCCTCATCCTGAAGGATACCGCAAGGCACTCCGTTTGATGAAGCAGGCGGAGAAGTTTGGCCGTCCGATCATTTGCTTCATTGACACGAAAGGCGCTTATCCCGGGAAGGCAGCAGAAGAGCGGGGACAGAGCGAAGCCATTGCCCGAAATCTATTTGAAATGGCTGGCCTCACGGTGCCCGTCCTTTGTGTCGTCATCGGTGAAGGCGGCAGCGGAGGCGCCCTGGCATTGGGAGTCGGGGACCGCATTATGATGCTTGAAAACTCCACCTACTCCGTCATCTCACCAGAAGGGGCAGCAGCAATTCTCTGGAAAGATGCAGCCCAGGCGAAAAGGGCGGCAGAGTCAATGAAAATCACCGCTCCGGATCTGAAAGAGCTGGGAGTTGTAGACGAAGTGATCCCGGAAATCAAAGGGGGAGCTCATAAAGATGCGAGAGGACAGGCCTTCGAAATCGAGAGCATCTTGTACTCGGCACTGAAGGAGTTGAAAGGCTTGCCGGTGGAGCAGCTTGTCAGCCAAAGATATGAAAAATATAAGTCGATCGGTGAATACTCGTTTTTGAATGACTATATTGGGGTAAATTAA